The Thermasporomyces composti region TAGGTCCGGGCGGTACCGCTGGAGCACCGGGACCATCTTGTAGACGTCACCGGTCCACGCGCCGGTGTGACGGTTGCGCGCCGCCTCGTCGACGTTGCGAGGAAGTTGGTCGTCGAAGACCACGACACTCGACCAGTCGGTGTAGGCCTCGACGTTGATGAAGTCCCGTAAGGCGTACTCGAACAGGTGCATCCCGTCGATGAAGGCCAGGTCGACCCGGGCGCCTCGCAGGTGCTCCAGAGGGTTCTCGCGCGCGAAGAAGTCATCGCTGGTGGCGCGCACCAGGTGCAGGTCGCAGCGAAGTTCCTTGACGACCTTGAACGCGGGGTCCACCGCGACCGTGGGAACCCGGGACAGCGCCAGACTTCGTCCGTCGTTGACCCCGATCTCCAGGTAGGTGCGTGGCCGGTAGACCTCGTGCAGCTGGCGTAGGAACTCGTGGCGATGCACGCGACCTGCTCCTCGTCGTCACTCGCGGACGTCCGATCCGGACTATCCGGGAACGATAGGAGCCCGTCGGTGACGTGCGGTTCCAACACGCGCGGACCACTACTCTGCGTCACGACGGTGCCGTGAGCAGGGCCGCGAGGCGATGTCAGAGCACCGCGTCCCTGCTGGACCACGGCTCGTCGACACGTCCCTTCGCCGACCACGGTCCTCCCGTCGCCGCTCCCCCGCACGATCGAGAAGGCCGCCGGACGGCCTGCCTCGTGGAGTCAGGGCCTCGGCAAGGTGGGGAACGCGGCGTGGAGCGCCTCGCGCCAGTGCCGGATCGGCCCCAGGCCGAGCTCCGCCCACCGTGCGTGGCCGAGCACGCTGTAGGCCGGCCGCGGCGCGGGTCGAGGGAACCTGTCGGTGGTCGTGGGTCGGACGCGGTCGGGGTCGGCGCCGAGCAGTCGGAAGACCTCCCGCGCGAGCTCGTACCACGTGGCCTCGCCCGCGCTGGTGGCGTGGAAGATCCCCGCCGCGCGTGGATCGGCGCCCAGCAGCACCAGGCGCTCGGCGACGTCGACCGTCCACGTGGGCTGCCCGCGCTGGTCGTCCACCACCTCGAGGGTGTCCCGCTCCCGCTCCAGCCGCATCATCGTGCGGACGAAGTTGCCGCCGTGCGCGCCGTAGAGCCACGCCGTCCGCACCACGACACCGGTCGTCGGAAGCGTGTCGAGCACGGCTTCCTCGCCAGCGAGCTTGGTCCGGCCATAGGCCGTCGCGGGCGCCGGCTTGGCGTCCTCGGCGTAGGGTGCGCGGGCGTCGCCGGCGAACACGTAGTCGGTGGACACGTGCACCAACCGGGTGCCGTGGGCGGCGGCCGCCTCGGCGAGGAGGCGCGGACCCACCGCGTTGACCTGGTACGCGCGCTCCTCGTCGGTCTCGGCGTCGTCGACGGCGGTGTAGGCCGCGCAGTTGACCACCACGTCCGGCCGGTGGCGGTCGAATGCGGCCCGGACCGCGTCGGCGTCGGTGATGTCGAGGTCGCCGCGACCGAGACCGACCACCTCGTGACCGGCCTCACGCAACGCGACCATCACGTCGTGGCCGAGCATGCCGCCGGCGCCGGTGACGATCCACCTGAGCGTGGTCATGGGTCTCGCCCTACTCCACGACGCTCACAGGGCTGCCCGCTTCTTCAGCGGCTCCCACCAGGCGCGGTTCTCCCGGTACCAGGCCACGGTCTCCGCCAGGCCGGTCTCGAAGTCCCGCTGCGGCGTGTACCCGAGCTCCTCGCGGATCTTCGTCCAGTCGACCGAGTAGCGACGGTCGTGACCCTTGCGGTCCTCGACGTACTCGACGCTGTCCCAGGTCGCGCCACAGGCGGCGAGCAACCGGTCGGTGAGCTCCTTGTTGGTCAGCTCCGTCCCACCCCCGATGTTGTAGATCTCGCCCGGACGGCCCTTCTCCAGCACGAGCGCGATCGCGCGGCAGTGGTCGTCGACGTGCAGCCAGTCCCGCACGTTGAGGCCGTCGCCGTACAGCGGGACC contains the following coding sequences:
- the rfbD gene encoding dTDP-4-dehydrorhamnose reductase — translated: MTTLRWIVTGAGGMLGHDVMVALREAGHEVVGLGRGDLDITDADAVRAAFDRHRPDVVVNCAAYTAVDDAETDEERAYQVNAVGPRLLAEAAAAHGTRLVHVSTDYVFAGDARAPYAEDAKPAPATAYGRTKLAGEEAVLDTLPTTGVVVRTAWLYGAHGGNFVRTMMRLERERDTLEVVDDQRGQPTWTVDVAERLVLLGADPRAAGIFHATSAGEATWYELAREVFRLLGADPDRVRPTTTDRFPRPAPRPAYSVLGHARWAELGLGPIRHWREALHAAFPTLPRP